TTTCCTCACCCTAcctgaggcaggagaaggtgCCGAACAGCGCCCCGGCAGCCATGCCCACGGCAAAGCCCATCACGAATCCCATCTTCACCCTGTCAAAGCAGCTGGGCTGCGACTGCCCGTACGGGCCCACGGTCACCGGCATCTGGAAAGGAAGCACAACCAACCACATGGATTTTCTGCTTCACCCAACGGGGTCTCTATAACCACgctgggctggagagcaggtcCCCACGTGCCCGAGCCTCTCGTCCCCGCAGAGCCCGCCGCTCCTCAGGTTTTTAGACCCGCCTCCCCGCCTGTCGAGCAGCAAAACGGCAGGGAGGGAACGAATGCCCCGTGCGGCGGCGCCGGCGCGTTCCGCCCTCAGCAAGGCCCTGTGAGCGCCGCGGTGCCTCCACGAGCTGCCTCCGGGCCCCGTTCTGCTCCTCGGCCCCCGGGAGCAGCGCACGGGCACAGCCTCCGCTGCCGGGCCCAGCGCCCCGGGCTGCCCCGCGCCTCACCAACCCGAGTGCGGGGGCACGGGCCGGGGGTGGCGGCCCCCGGTTCCCGCCCGGAGGCCCCGAGGCCCGCAGGCCCCGCTCACCGCTGCTCCGGCCGCCCCGCCCGTCGCCCCGCCCCGGCTTCCGCTTCCGGCGCGCGCCGTGACGCAGCGGaaggccccgccccccgcccccccgccaTGCTGCTGTGGCGGCGCCTGGCGGCCCCGGCGGCCCCgcggctgcgggcggcggcagcggcgggagcggccccgcagggcccggccccgcggcggggggATGAGGggccggccccgcagcgcccggcgGGGCCCGAGGCGCAGTCCCGGCCGGCGCAGCGCggtcccgccgcccccccgggcgctgccggcccggccccccgcaCCCCTCTCCCCgccgggcgcggcggcggccccAGGCCGCTCTACATGGACGTGCAGGCCACCACCCCGCTGGTAAGGGCCGTCCGGgctgcccggggcggggggaggcaggaggcagggcCGGGTGGTCCCTGTACCCGGGCACGGGGACTGCCGTGCGGAGGTCGGTGCCCCCGGCTGAAGGGCTGCGGGAACGGGGCTGCTCTGAGGGGCGGCCTGGGGGTCGCTGAACCAGAATACTCACCTGGTTCACTCCTCTTGGCTTTTAAGACCTTGTATTTCTGCTCAGAAAtatcccctccctctcctggtCATCTTCACGTTGGTGAAGGTGATGTGAGAGGGCACGAGGCATAACGGCCCCAGATCCTGGTTTGTGCCAGAGCCTGATGTGCATGAGGTGCAGTCCTGGAATCCCGGACTGGTTtggttggaggggaccttagTGATCaccagatccaacccctgcatgggcagggacacctcccaccagcccaggctgctccaagccccagccaa
This sequence is a window from Apus apus isolate bApuApu2 chromosome 15, bApuApu2.pri.cur, whole genome shotgun sequence. Protein-coding genes within it:
- the ROMO1 gene encoding reactive oxygen species modulator 1 is translated as MPVTVGPYGQSQPSCFDRVKMGFVMGFAVGMAAGALFGTFSCLRIGMRGRELMGGVGKTMMQSGGTFGTFMAIGMGIRC